A DNA window from Daucus carota subsp. sativus chromosome 3, DH1 v3.0, whole genome shotgun sequence contains the following coding sequences:
- the LOC108213784 gene encoding indole-3-acetic acid-induced protein ARG7 isoform X2, with translation MDEQRGGRVNGIRQIVKLKEIIHKWHHPTIGHKADHGSSSNPSPTRDISPEISKRLSGCNVYVDLDDESSQSLDPPQGVPKGSLAVYVGPELRRFIIPTSYLSDPLFKRLLEKVEEEFGFDHSGGLTIPCETETFKYLLNCMENHQKELGVHDNADS, from the exons ATGGATGAGCAGAGGGGAGGCAGGGTGAATGGAATTCGACAGATTGTGAAGCTTAAGGAAATTATTCACAAGTGGCATCATCCAACAATTGGTCACAAGGCGGATCATGGTAGCTCTTCTAATCCATCGCCTACCCGAGACATTTCACCAGAAATTAGTAAGAGATTGAGTGGCTGCAATGTGTATGTTGATCTAGATGACGAAAGCAGCCAAAGTCTAGATCCACCGCAAGGCGTTCCAAAAGGGTCCTTGGCTGTTTATGTTGGTCCGGAGCTTCGAAGGTTTATAATTCCTACAAGCTATCTTAGTGATCCCCTGTTTAAGAGGCTTTTGGAGAAGGTTGAGGAAGAATTTGGATTTGATCATAGCGGGGGGCTTACAATTCCCTGTGAGACGGAGACCTTCAAGTATCTTTTAAATTGCATGGAGAATCATCAGAAGGAGCTTGGTGTTCATGACAATG CTGATAGTTGA
- the LOC108213784 gene encoding indole-3-acetic acid-induced protein ARG7 isoform X1, whose amino-acid sequence MDEQRGGRVNGIRQIVKLKEIIHKWHHPTIGHKADHGSSSNPSPTRDISPEISKRLSGCNVYVDLDDESSQSLDPPQGVPKGSLAVYVGPELRRFIIPTSYLSDPLFKRLLEKVEEEFGFDHSGGLTIPCETETFKYLLNCMENHQKELGVHDNAADS is encoded by the exons ATGGATGAGCAGAGGGGAGGCAGGGTGAATGGAATTCGACAGATTGTGAAGCTTAAGGAAATTATTCACAAGTGGCATCATCCAACAATTGGTCACAAGGCGGATCATGGTAGCTCTTCTAATCCATCGCCTACCCGAGACATTTCACCAGAAATTAGTAAGAGATTGAGTGGCTGCAATGTGTATGTTGATCTAGATGACGAAAGCAGCCAAAGTCTAGATCCACCGCAAGGCGTTCCAAAAGGGTCCTTGGCTGTTTATGTTGGTCCGGAGCTTCGAAGGTTTATAATTCCTACAAGCTATCTTAGTGATCCCCTGTTTAAGAGGCTTTTGGAGAAGGTTGAGGAAGAATTTGGATTTGATCATAGCGGGGGGCTTACAATTCCCTGTGAGACGGAGACCTTCAAGTATCTTTTAAATTGCATGGAGAATCATCAGAAGGAGCTTGGTGTTCATGACAATG CAGCTGATAGTTGA